In a single window of the Flavobacterium sp. W4I14 genome:
- a CDS encoding CubicO group peptidase (beta-lactamase class C family) (product_source=COG1680; cath_funfam=3.40.710.10; cog=COG1680; pfam=PF00144; superfamily=56601; transmembrane_helix_parts=Inside_1_6,TMhelix_7_25,Outside_26_396) has product MKTFKKTLLILIYSFFLLLFTLLLWKPHLRRVLRYRTPDAETYKIFPQEICHKSDSAFHFIRSAKQRSDLDTLHVLDGNNQSVPLKEYLKNGAVNAFIVIRNDSVLYEKYDKGYRDSTLTTIFSGAKSMISIMIGQALNDHSIKSLNEKVTGYIPELKSNPAFRDITLKNLLDMKSGLEFQDAVGGIVKAFFSDEAKYYYTDDMKAQLMKVKLVNKPGTVWKYKSIDPILLGWVLQKASGKSVAQYFEANVWKQIGTQYNATWGLDQVNGLTNTASRFQVTAIDFAKIGRLYLNKGKYKRKQIVPESWVNQSINIGAEKPASAKGWQKSAHHYLWWVPQEGDNGDYAAEGMLGQRLYIDPKTNTIIIQFADHGAGNYPYRKISRYLSGLPFSYPKG; this is encoded by the coding sequence ATGAAAACCTTTAAAAAGACATTATTAATCTTAATATATTCCTTCTTTTTATTGCTTTTTACCCTCCTGCTCTGGAAACCACACCTCAGAAGGGTATTAAGATATAGAACACCTGATGCTGAAACCTATAAAATTTTCCCGCAGGAAATTTGCCATAAAAGTGATTCTGCCTTTCATTTTATCAGGTCGGCCAAGCAACGGAGCGATTTAGATACACTTCATGTTCTGGATGGAAATAATCAATCTGTTCCATTGAAAGAATATTTAAAAAATGGAGCGGTAAACGCTTTTATCGTGATCAGGAATGACAGTGTTTTATACGAAAAATATGATAAGGGCTATCGTGATAGCACCTTAACTACTATATTTTCTGGCGCCAAAAGCATGATTTCTATTATGATCGGGCAAGCATTAAATGATCATAGTATTAAAAGTTTAAACGAGAAAGTAACCGGATATATTCCCGAATTAAAATCAAATCCTGCATTTAGGGATATTACATTAAAAAATCTTTTAGATATGAAATCAGGCCTGGAGTTTCAGGATGCCGTAGGTGGAATTGTTAAGGCATTTTTTTCTGATGAAGCCAAGTATTATTATACAGATGATATGAAAGCCCAATTAATGAAAGTTAAACTGGTGAATAAACCCGGCACGGTTTGGAAGTACAAAAGTATAGATCCGATATTATTAGGCTGGGTTTTGCAAAAGGCAAGTGGGAAATCGGTAGCGCAATATTTTGAAGCGAATGTGTGGAAGCAGATCGGTACGCAATATAATGCCACCTGGGGATTAGATCAGGTTAATGGTTTAACAAATACGGCAAGTCGCTTTCAGGTTACGGCTATCGATTTCGCCAAAATTGGTCGATTATATTTAAATAAAGGCAAATACAAGAGGAAACAGATCGTTCCGGAAAGCTGGGTAAATCAATCGATAAATATAGGTGCAGAAAAACCTGCATCGGCAAAAGGCTGGCAAAAATCAGCCCATCACTATCTTTGGTGGGTTCCACAGGAAGGCGATAACGGCGATTATGCTGCAGAAGGCATGCTCGGCCAAAGGCTGTATATCGATCCGAAAACGAATACCATTATTATTCAGTTTGCCGATCACGGCGCAGGGAATTATCCCTATCGAAAAATCAGCAGGTATCTGAGTGGATTGCCATTCAGTTATCCGAAGGGTTAA
- a CDS encoding hypothetical protein (product_source=Hypo-rule applied; cath_funfam=3.40.50.1220; superfamily=52467): MSYLKYNCDENSLLIHKGATQFKKNEVKTDQETYIIPKEYKSAKINDFLSKHELIGFNGELKFKKLLDDNKIPYLYIGQGAYGIEKSKTLLDHSESKRPDFLLNIKDLGTILFDVKCRAKMNCVNNKEAFFALFISEINALFELQKSVQMQVWIAFIERDENEVLKDYFHFISISNLYKFLEEIQKDNSFQQIKVLRIPNQFLKKIGKKISFNVGHVDFSPKIIQKSIQIHLELMENLKNQIIMFIQNNKSYKSNIGREIIKNNMKTYYSKEIESCMNTLINDKVILHSKYKHLSLF; the protein is encoded by the coding sequence ATGAGCTATCTAAAATATAATTGTGATGAAAATTCCCTTTTAATTCATAAAGGCGCTACTCAATTCAAAAAAAACGAAGTCAAAACAGACCAAGAAACCTATATTATACCTAAAGAATATAAATCGGCTAAAATAAATGATTTTCTATCTAAGCACGAATTAATTGGATTCAATGGGGAACTTAAATTTAAAAAGTTATTAGATGATAACAAAATACCTTATTTATATATTGGTCAAGGGGCATATGGCATAGAAAAATCAAAAACGTTATTAGATCACTCAGAATCCAAACGCCCAGATTTTTTATTGAACATTAAAGACCTTGGTACGATTCTCTTTGATGTTAAATGTAGAGCTAAAATGAATTGTGTCAATAACAAAGAAGCTTTTTTTGCTTTATTTATTTCTGAAATTAACGCCTTATTCGAATTACAAAAATCTGTGCAAATGCAGGTTTGGATCGCATTTATAGAAAGAGATGAAAATGAAGTTCTTAAAGATTATTTCCATTTTATATCAATATCTAACCTTTATAAATTTCTTGAAGAGATTCAAAAAGACAATTCTTTCCAACAAATAAAAGTTTTGAGAATCCCCAATCAATTTTTAAAAAAAATAGGTAAAAAAATATCTTTCAACGTCGGGCACGTTGATTTTTCTCCGAAGATAATCCAAAAATCTATCCAAATACATTTAGAACTGATGGAAAATTTAAAAAATCAAATCATAATGTTTATACAAAACAATAAATCCTACAAGTCTAATATTGGTCGTGAAATTATCAAAAACAATATGAAAACCTACTATAGTAAAGAGATAGAGTCGTGTATGAATACTCTTATTAACGACAAGGTTATTTTACATTCAAAATACAAGCATTTAAGCCTGTTTTAA
- a CDS encoding KDO2-lipid IV(A) lauroyltransferase (product_source=KO:K02517; cog=COG1560; ko=KO:K02517; pfam=PF03279; transmembrane_helix_parts=Inside_1_6,TMhelix_7_29,Outside_30_255): MIKKGISHLGIFFLGVLSLLPLSVLYILADGAYLLLYFVFGYRRKVVRENLLNALPDKTLEEILVIEKRFYRYLASLVFEVIKMSNISKKEIERRFIFKNKAQVQEYLDRGESVLICAAHYGNWEWGTLGIGLNFSADHYPIYKPLTNPVFDTWFKKVRSKFGNKLIAMRQTMRALQASKDKPSIFSFGNDQAPSKDESHYWTSFMHQPSSVQLGIEKIAKRTNQPIFYFKVNVLKRGFYTVDCIPLCLNPARDR; the protein is encoded by the coding sequence ATGATTAAAAAGGGGATTTCCCATTTGGGAATATTTTTTTTAGGCGTATTATCTCTGCTTCCATTATCTGTTTTATACATTTTGGCCGATGGAGCTTATTTACTACTTTATTTTGTTTTCGGCTACCGGCGTAAAGTTGTTCGGGAAAATTTATTAAATGCGCTTCCTGATAAAACATTAGAAGAGATTTTGGTTATCGAAAAACGTTTTTACCGGTACCTCGCATCACTGGTTTTCGAGGTTATTAAAATGAGCAATATCTCAAAAAAAGAAATCGAAAGGCGTTTCATATTTAAAAACAAAGCGCAGGTTCAGGAATATTTAGATCGGGGAGAAAGTGTGTTGATCTGTGCAGCACACTATGGTAACTGGGAGTGGGGTACTTTGGGTATAGGGCTTAACTTTTCTGCAGACCATTATCCAATTTACAAACCCTTAACCAATCCAGTATTCGATACTTGGTTTAAAAAAGTACGAAGCAAATTCGGTAATAAATTAATTGCCATGCGGCAAACTATGCGGGCTTTACAGGCGAGTAAGGATAAACCGAGCATATTTAGTTTTGGAAATGACCAAGCCCCCTCAAAAGACGAATCGCATTATTGGACAAGCTTTATGCATCAGCCCAGCTCTGTTCAGTTAGGGATTGAAAAAATTGCAAAACGTACCAACCAGCCTATATTTTACTTCAAAGTTAATGTGCTTAAACGTGGTTTTTATACGGTAGATTGTATACCCCTTTGTTTAAATCCGGCGCGGGACCGCTGA
- a CDS encoding KDO2-lipid IV(A) lauroyltransferase (product_source=KO:K02517; cog=COG1560; ko=KO:K02517; pfam=PF03279; transmembrane_helix_parts=Outside_1_19,TMhelix_20_42,Inside_43_308) produces the protein MINKGLSKMGIFLLNMLSLLPLFILYRLADAFYVLIFYVFGYRRKVVKENLVNAFPEKNTAEINAIEKRFYKFFSSLFIEVIKMKSISEKELNKRVKFKNTDLVEAYLKNNESVLFCSSHYGNYEWVCLAIGLNFSGKHYPIYKPLSSEAFDNWFLTMRSKFGNHMVSMRQTLRAIQSSKNEPTMFTFGSDQAPSKDESNYWTTFLNQESSIQLGIEKIARKTNRPVFYLKINYLKRGYYEVDCVPICLNPAETAEFEITEMHAHFLEDMIKEAPAYWLWSHRRWKYKPEQKISEIIKKDQNIMDAMA, from the coding sequence ATGATTAATAAAGGGTTATCCAAAATGGGTATATTTTTATTAAATATGCTCTCACTGTTGCCGCTATTTATTTTATACAGATTGGCAGATGCTTTTTATGTGTTAATATTTTATGTTTTTGGTTACCGCCGTAAAGTGGTTAAAGAAAACCTGGTTAATGCATTCCCCGAGAAAAATACTGCTGAAATCAATGCCATAGAAAAACGTTTTTATAAATTTTTTTCTTCACTTTTTATCGAAGTGATTAAAATGAAAAGCATTTCTGAAAAGGAATTAAATAAAAGGGTAAAATTTAAAAATACCGATCTGGTAGAAGCCTATCTTAAAAATAACGAAAGTGTGCTTTTCTGTTCATCACATTACGGCAATTATGAATGGGTATGCTTGGCTATTGGCTTAAACTTTTCTGGCAAACATTACCCAATTTATAAACCGTTGAGCAGCGAAGCTTTTGATAATTGGTTTTTGACCATGAGAAGCAAATTTGGCAACCATATGGTGTCTATGCGTCAAACTTTAAGGGCTATTCAATCGAGTAAAAATGAACCGACCATGTTTACTTTTGGAAGCGATCAGGCACCTTCTAAAGATGAATCGAATTACTGGACAACCTTTTTAAATCAGGAATCTTCTATCCAGTTAGGGATTGAGAAAATAGCCAGAAAAACTAATCGCCCGGTGTTTTACCTCAAAATAAATTATTTAAAAAGAGGGTATTACGAAGTCGATTGTGTGCCGATCTGTTTAAATCCAGCAGAAACTGCTGAGTTCGAAATCACAGAAATGCATGCGCACTTTTTAGAGGATATGATCAAAGAAGCACCAGCTTATTGGTTATGGAGCCACCGCAGATGGAAATATAAACCTGAGCAAAAGATTTCAGAAATCATCAAGAAAGATCAAAATATAATGGATGCCATGGCCTAG
- a CDS encoding GTP-binding protein (product_source=KO:K06207; cath_funfam=2.40.30.10,2.40.50.250,3.30.70.240,3.30.70.870,3.40.50.300; cog=COG1217; ko=KO:K06207; pfam=PF00009,PF00679,PF03144; smart=SM00838; superfamily=50447,52540,54980; tigrfam=TIGR01394) yields the protein MQKIRNIAIIAHVDHGKTTLVDKILHSCSIFRDNEQTGDLILDNNDLERERGITIVSKNVSVQYKDVKINIIDTPGHADFGGEVERVLKMADGVLLLCDAFEGAMPQTRFVTQKALALGLKPIVVVNKVDKENCRPEEVYEQIFELFFNLEATEDQLDFPVIYGSSKQGWMSTDWKVPTTDIFALLDAVVANIPPAPINEGTLQMQITSLDYSSFVGRIAIGRVHRGTIKENQPVTLIKRDGKIVKSRVKELYTFEGLGKIRTTEVSSGDICAVVGIDGFDIGDTIADFEAPEQLPVISIDEPTMNMLFTINNSPFFGKEGKLVTSQRIKERLIKETEKNLALKVVETASPDAWLVYGRGILHLSVLIETMRREGYEIQVGQPQVIVKEIDGKKHEPIETLIVDVPGEVSGKVIELVTQRKGELLIMEPKGDLQHLEFEIPARGIIGLRNNVLTATAGEAIMAHRFKAYEPWKGTIPGRLNGVLVSMEKGQTTAYSIDKLQDRGRFFIDPGTDVYEGQIMGEHIRDNDLVVNVVKGKALTNMRASGTDDNTRIAPAIKFSLEEAMEYIQADEYIEVTPQSMRLRKIFLTEQERKVKGKQFA from the coding sequence ATGCAAAAGATTAGAAATATAGCTATTATAGCACACGTTGACCACGGCAAAACTACTTTGGTTGATAAGATTTTACATTCTTGTTCTATTTTTCGTGACAACGAACAAACAGGAGATTTGATATTGGACAACAACGATTTAGAGCGCGAGCGTGGCATCACGATTGTATCTAAAAACGTATCGGTTCAGTACAAAGACGTAAAAATTAACATTATTGACACTCCTGGTCACGCGGATTTCGGCGGTGAGGTAGAGCGTGTTCTGAAAATGGCAGATGGTGTACTTTTACTTTGCGATGCTTTTGAAGGTGCAATGCCTCAAACGCGTTTCGTAACGCAAAAAGCTCTAGCCCTTGGTTTAAAACCGATTGTGGTAGTAAACAAAGTGGATAAAGAAAACTGTCGCCCAGAAGAGGTTTATGAGCAGATTTTCGAATTGTTCTTTAACCTTGAAGCAACTGAAGATCAATTGGATTTCCCAGTAATTTACGGTTCATCTAAACAAGGATGGATGAGTACAGACTGGAAAGTACCAACTACCGATATTTTCGCTTTGTTAGATGCAGTTGTGGCAAACATTCCACCTGCACCAATTAACGAGGGTACTTTACAGATGCAGATCACTTCGTTAGATTATTCATCTTTCGTTGGTCGTATCGCAATCGGTCGTGTACACCGTGGTACAATTAAAGAAAACCAACCGGTTACTTTAATCAAACGCGATGGTAAAATCGTTAAATCAAGAGTAAAAGAACTTTATACTTTCGAAGGTTTAGGTAAAATCCGTACTACAGAAGTAAGTTCAGGTGATATTTGTGCAGTTGTAGGTATTGATGGTTTTGACATTGGTGATACAATCGCTGATTTTGAAGCACCAGAACAATTACCGGTTATCAGCATTGATGAGCCAACAATGAACATGTTGTTTACCATTAACAACTCTCCATTTTTTGGTAAAGAAGGTAAGTTAGTAACTTCTCAACGTATTAAAGAACGTTTAATCAAGGAAACTGAGAAAAACTTGGCTTTAAAAGTTGTTGAAACAGCTTCTCCTGATGCATGGTTGGTTTATGGCCGTGGTATTCTCCATTTATCTGTATTGATCGAAACGATGCGTCGCGAAGGTTATGAGATTCAGGTAGGTCAGCCTCAGGTTATCGTTAAAGAAATTGATGGTAAAAAACATGAGCCGATTGAAACTTTAATCGTTGATGTTCCAGGCGAAGTTTCTGGTAAAGTAATCGAATTGGTAACTCAACGTAAAGGTGAGTTGTTAATTATGGAGCCAAAAGGCGATTTACAGCACTTAGAATTTGAAATCCCGGCACGTGGTATCATTGGGTTACGTAACAACGTTTTAACTGCTACAGCAGGAGAGGCGATTATGGCTCACCGTTTCAAAGCTTACGAGCCTTGGAAAGGTACAATTCCTGGTCGTTTAAACGGTGTATTGGTTTCAATGGAAAAAGGACAAACTACGGCTTATTCAATCGATAAGTTACAAGATAGAGGTCGTTTCTTCATCGATCCGGGAACTGATGTTTACGAAGGTCAGATTATGGGTGAGCACATCCGTGATAACGATTTAGTAGTAAATGTGGTAAAAGGTAAAGCATTAACCAACATGCGTGCTTCTGGTACTGATGATAATACCCGTATTGCACCAGCGATTAAATTCTCTTTAGAAGAAGCTATGGAATATATTCAGGCTGATGAGTATATCGAGGTTACACCGCAAAGCATGCGTTTACGTAAAATCTTCTTAACAGAACAAGAACGTAAAGTTAAAGGAAAGCAATTCGCTTAA
- a CDS encoding hypothetical protein (product_source=Hypo-rule applied; pfam=PF13788), giving the protein MKIESHPINNTNIAEVLSEEIIINNAEDGIDLLGNLYYQGFDKIIVHEQNITPAFFDLKNGIAGEILQKFSNYRVSLAIIGDFSPYQSKSIKDFIYESNKGKHINFLGSTAEALIKLAG; this is encoded by the coding sequence ATGAAAATTGAATCACATCCCATAAACAATACCAATATTGCCGAAGTTCTTTCGGAGGAAATAATTATTAATAACGCAGAAGACGGAATAGACTTATTGGGAAACCTATACTACCAGGGTTTTGATAAAATTATTGTACACGAACAGAACATTACACCTGCTTTCTTCGACCTGAAAAACGGAATAGCGGGAGAAATTCTCCAAAAGTTTTCAAACTATCGGGTAAGCCTTGCAATTATTGGCGATTTTAGCCCATATCAAAGCAAAAGCATTAAAGATTTTATTTACGAAAGCAATAAGGGCAAACACATCAACTTTTTAGGTTCGACAGCTGAGGCCCTAATAAAACTAGCAGGATAA
- a CDS encoding lactoylglutathione lyase (product_source=KO:K01759; cath_funfam=3.10.180.10; cog=COG0346; ko=KO:K01759; pfam=PF00903; smart=SM00733; superfamily=54593), whose protein sequence is MIKGLFETHIYVEDLARSIDFYSNTLGLTQCHYEEERKIAFFWIGKPKEAMLGIWEKPKNEIDIRHFAFRCNVEDVLNKSVNFLESKNLKPYNFINNGNHKPMVFAWMPALAIYFNDPDGHALEFIAILEGAAKPELGVISYEDWLSV, encoded by the coding sequence ATGATAAAAGGATTGTTTGAAACGCATATTTATGTAGAAGATCTAGCCAGATCGATCGATTTTTACAGTAATACTTTGGGCTTAACACAGTGCCACTATGAAGAAGAGCGCAAAATTGCCTTTTTCTGGATCGGCAAGCCAAAAGAAGCCATGCTTGGCATCTGGGAAAAGCCAAAAAATGAGATTGATATCAGACATTTTGCCTTCCGTTGTAATGTTGAAGATGTGCTGAATAAATCGGTTAACTTTCTCGAATCTAAAAACCTAAAGCCCTATAATTTTATAAACAATGGAAATCACAAACCAATGGTTTTCGCCTGGATGCCCGCTTTGGCTATTTACTTTAATGATCCTGACGGGCATGCACTGGAGTTTATTGCCATTTTGGAAGGAGCGGCTAAACCAGAACTGGGTGTGATTTCTTATGAGGATTGGTTAAGCGTATAA
- a CDS encoding uncharacterized protein (TIGR02117 family) (product_source=TIGR02117; pfam=PF09601; superfamily=117143; tigrfam=TIGR02117; transmembrane_helix_parts=Inside_1_12,TMhelix_13_35,Outside_36_226), translated as MNKKFLKYAGRCSIAFIALIGLYFLIAFCCSRITINANPSNAKEVAIYIMTNGVHTDIVVPAVSAEMNWTKEIRYQNTLKADNTYQYLAMGWGDKKFYLETPEFSDLKLSNGLRAISGLSTSAMHTTYYKNIQEDTSCRKIMISKMQYEQLIDYILNSFKKDETGHLIKVKSSIHYDIGDAFYEAKGSYSIFKTCNTWANAALKACGQKSCLWTIFDTGIFLKYQQ; from the coding sequence ATGAACAAAAAGTTTTTAAAATATGCAGGCAGATGCAGCATTGCTTTTATCGCATTGATTGGGCTTTATTTTCTAATCGCCTTTTGTTGCTCACGCATTACCATAAACGCCAATCCTTCAAACGCTAAAGAGGTTGCAATCTACATCATGACGAACGGTGTGCATACTGATATTGTGGTTCCAGCTGTTAGTGCAGAAATGAACTGGACAAAAGAAATCCGTTACCAAAATACGCTTAAAGCCGATAACACTTATCAATACCTGGCTATGGGCTGGGGCGATAAAAAATTCTACCTCGAAACGCCAGAATTTTCTGACCTTAAACTGAGCAACGGCTTACGAGCAATCTCTGGACTGAGTACATCTGCCATGCATACCACCTATTACAAAAACATACAGGAAGATACGAGCTGTAGAAAAATCATGATCAGCAAAATGCAGTACGAACAACTGATCGATTATATTTTAAATAGCTTCAAAAAAGACGAAACCGGACATTTGATCAAGGTTAAATCAAGCATCCATTATGATATTGGCGATGCCTTTTACGAAGCAAAGGGAAGTTACAGCATTTTTAAAACCTGCAATACCTGGGCAAATGCAGCATTAAAAGCTTGCGGACAAAAAAGCTGTTTGTGGACCATTTTCGACACCGGTATTTTTTTAAAATATCAGCAATAA
- a CDS encoding alginate O-acetyltransferase complex protein AlgI (product_source=KO:K19294; cog=COG1696; ko=KO:K19294; pfam=PF03062; transmembrane_helix_parts=Inside_1_4,TMhelix_5_22,Outside_23_46,TMhelix_47_65,Inside_66_77,TMhelix_78_100,Outside_101_114,TMhelix_115_137,Inside_138_222,TMhelix_223_245,Outside_246_327,TMhelix_328_350,Inside_351_370,TMhelix_371_390,Outside_391_409,TMhelix_410_432,Inside_433_452,TMhelix_453_475,Outside_476_478), with translation MLFNSFSFAAFLPIVFILYWVLGKERLRAQNILLLGASYFFYSCWDWRFMFLLIFSTLLDYFTGIKMMESKNNWTKKFWFWLSISINLGFLGIFKYYNFFADSFTDAIANFGLQVNPWTLKVILPVGISFYTFHGLSYVIDIYRNRIPAEKNFIDYSLFVSFFPLLVAGPIERATHLLPQIKKERSFDYSKAIDGLRQILWGLFKKIVIADQCANYANMIFNHSGEYSGSTLLLGAILFAFQIYGDFSGYSDIALGTARLFGIELLRNFAYPYFSRDIAEFWRRWHISLSTWFRDYLYIPLGGSKGGTWTKVRNTFIIFLVSGFWHGANWTFIIWGLLNALYIMPSIVFNTNRSNLDTVAQGRIFPSLKEFAAIILTFGLTVFAWIFFRANSLQHAFNMISTIGSESFFSIPQILPIKLFLLLAMFILIEWNGRMEQYAIARFALSWPKPIRWGVYYGLILMIFFFAGAEQQFIYFQF, from the coding sequence ATGCTGTTCAACTCTTTTAGCTTTGCTGCTTTTCTGCCCATAGTTTTTATACTGTATTGGGTTCTGGGGAAAGAACGTTTAAGAGCTCAAAATATATTATTGCTGGGTGCCAGCTATTTTTTTTATTCTTGTTGGGATTGGCGGTTTATGTTCCTGCTCATTTTTTCCACTTTACTGGATTATTTCACTGGCATAAAAATGATGGAAAGCAAAAATAACTGGACTAAAAAATTTTGGTTCTGGCTGAGTATTTCCATTAACCTTGGGTTTTTAGGGATATTTAAATACTATAATTTCTTTGCCGATTCTTTTACCGATGCTATTGCAAATTTTGGCCTTCAGGTAAACCCATGGACATTAAAAGTCATTTTACCTGTAGGTATATCATTTTACACTTTTCACGGCCTGTCATACGTAATCGATATTTATAGGAACCGTATACCGGCAGAAAAGAACTTTATCGATTATTCATTATTTGTGAGTTTTTTTCCACTACTGGTTGCAGGGCCGATAGAACGGGCAACACACCTGCTCCCTCAGATCAAAAAAGAAAGATCTTTTGATTACAGTAAGGCGATTGATGGCTTACGACAGATTTTATGGGGCTTGTTTAAAAAAATCGTCATTGCCGATCAATGCGCCAATTATGCCAATATGATTTTTAATCATTCTGGAGAATATTCGGGAAGCACTTTATTGCTCGGCGCCATCCTTTTTGCCTTTCAGATTTATGGCGATTTCTCTGGCTATTCTGATATCGCTTTGGGTACAGCCCGTTTATTTGGGATAGAACTGTTAAGAAACTTTGCCTATCCTTATTTCTCCAGGGATATTGCCGAATTCTGGCGCAGGTGGCATATCTCGCTCTCCACCTGGTTCAGAGATTATCTCTACATCCCCTTAGGCGGAAGCAAAGGCGGAACCTGGACTAAAGTACGGAACACATTTATCATTTTTCTGGTGAGCGGTTTTTGGCATGGGGCCAACTGGACATTCATTATCTGGGGCTTATTAAATGCGCTGTACATTATGCCTTCGATTGTTTTTAATACCAACCGTTCGAACCTGGATACGGTTGCGCAAGGAAGAATTTTCCCCAGTTTAAAAGAATTCGCCGCGATTATATTAACCTTTGGGTTGACGGTTTTCGCCTGGATATTCTTCAGAGCAAATTCTTTGCAGCATGCTTTTAATATGATATCAACCATTGGTTCTGAATCGTTTTTCAGCATTCCTCAAATACTACCGATTAAACTATTTTTGTTACTCGCCATGTTTATTTTAATCGAATGGAATGGCAGAATGGAACAATATGCCATTGCTAGATTTGCCTTATCGTGGCCAAAACCAATCAGATGGGGCGTTTATTACGGACTTATTCTGATGATATTCTTTTTTGCCGGGGCGGAACAGCAATTTATTTACTTCCAATTTTAA
- a CDS encoding hypothetical protein (product_source=Hypo-rule applied; superfamily=52266; transmembrane_helix_parts=Inside_1_6,TMhelix_7_26,Outside_27_302), whose translation MKKFIKYIAVFILPIMLLAVFFEVLIRRIPNDYEYKKSYLDQHAKEVNILFLGSSHVYYGINPKYIKSSFNASYISQSFDYDLEILKKYDNQWTNLKYIVIPVDYFSFYGRLENGSEAWRAKNYRIYYDINTDHKIFNSTEMLSNKLDINLSRLYSHYLKGENQISCSNLGWGSSYKANKHKDLIITGTNAAVRHTATDNLEYSTNLHLLDEIIAFAEHKHIKVVLFTSPAYKSYVSHLNINQLNTTISTIKKLNSAHRTVRYYNLLQDSSFHAQDFYDADHLNEVGAKKLSLKMNVLLSKI comes from the coding sequence ATGAAAAAATTCATTAAATACATCGCCGTTTTTATATTGCCAATTATGCTTTTGGCTGTTTTTTTCGAAGTTTTGATCAGACGAATCCCAAACGATTACGAGTATAAAAAAAGTTATCTCGATCAACACGCCAAAGAAGTAAACATTTTATTCCTGGGCAGCTCTCATGTATATTATGGTATTAATCCAAAATATATTAAATCTAGTTTTAATGCGAGCTACATTTCGCAATCGTTTGATTATGATCTGGAGATCTTAAAAAAATATGATAACCAATGGACCAACTTAAAATACATCGTTATACCGGTTGATTATTTTTCTTTTTATGGCAGACTAGAAAATGGTTCGGAGGCATGGCGGGCCAAAAATTACCGCATTTATTACGATATCAATACCGATCATAAAATCTTTAACAGTACTGAAATGTTGAGCAATAAACTCGATATTAATTTAAGCCGACTTTATAGCCATTACCTAAAAGGAGAAAATCAGATCAGTTGCAGTAACTTAGGATGGGGATCGAGTTACAAAGCGAATAAGCATAAAGATTTAATCATAACCGGTACAAATGCAGCAGTAAGGCATACGGCTACAGATAATCTGGAATACTCAACTAACCTGCATTTATTGGATGAAATTATCGCCTTTGCAGAGCACAAACATATTAAAGTTGTACTGTTTACCAGCCCAGCTTACAAATCATATGTATCACATCTAAATATAAATCAGCTGAACACTACGATTTCTACCATAAAGAAACTCAATTCCGCTCATCGCACGGTGAGGTATTATAATCTTTTACAGGATAGCTCATTCCATGCGCAGGATTTTTACGATGCCGACCATCTTAACGAAGTTGGTGCAAAGAAATTAAGCTTAAAAATGAATGTGCTTTTAAGTAAAATATAA